The Mus pahari chromosome 2, PAHARI_EIJ_v1.1, whole genome shotgun sequence genomic interval GGCAAACCCACTGCAGCTAGTTAGAATCTGAGCTGCTCCTCCAGGCCCAggccctctgcttctcttccccactgccccccccccccagaccaaGGCGCGGGGTTTCGCTTCGCAGTGGAAAGTGTGAGGGGGCCGATTCCCAGCAGCAGAGCCCTCCTCTCTGTGGTGGCACTCCCCTTGTTTACTTCCTCAGACTCTGGGTCTCCCTACCGCCCCCTCTTCACCTCTTCcccctgtcttctcctctctctctctctctctctctctctctctctctctctctctctctctctctctctctctgccaagcATTTCTGCCTAGAACTACAGCTGTATCTTTAAGCTTCCTCTACTGTCCTCACAGTTTCTTCTTGACTGGCTCTTTCCCATTAAcaccgcaaaaaaaaaaaaaaaagtcactgtccCTGCAGTCTGCCTGCCTAGCCTTTCAGCATCTCAGGGACAGGTACTCAAGAAGTGTCACCATACCACAAGTTACCAGATCTGGGTAAGGGCTCGGTGGAAAGTATAGTAGCCACAGGGTGTTAACCTTCATTCCATGCTACATGTCGTATTATACATTTTCCATAAAGCAACTTGTGAAACTTGTTGCGCGCCCCTTTTTGTACAGATGAGGGGATGGAGGCTCACAGGCATTAAATAACTTGCCAACCTTGGGAAGCATGGAGGTGAAAGCTGTCTAGTCCTTAACCCTATTTGCATTATGAGGTGGCCTTTCGTCTTCTAGGAAGATGACTCTGGGAAGCTTgttttaaatgtctatttttatttttgtgtctgtgcacCTAAGTTCACCACCCTGTGTGACCCGGAGGCCTGAAGAGGGTTATCaggttccttggagctggagttacaagtggtttgGGAGCTGCTCGATCTGGATGCTCGACACCAAACCCGGGTCTTCTTGAAGGGCAATAAGCACCCGTAACTGCTGAACGGTCTTTCCAGCCCTGACAATAGGATGTTTCCCCATCTCCaaagcctccctccttcccaagattctgtatttaaaaaaaaaaaaaaaaggcaagggtCTATGGAGATGGAATGACACAGGAATCTTGTAGCAAGGAAAACTCATAGAGAGACCAAGGTGTCAGCCACAGTGGCACTGTAAGTCAAGATTTTAGAAGGTGGGGTGAATTGATGAATTGAAGCTGGCTTGACTGGGCCCATGAGTTTAGGGTCATCATAGGCTACAAGGTAGATGCTATGCCaacaaaatgaaacttaaaataaaagggggaaaaagcccttgaatcccagtacttagtaggcagagtcaggcggctttatgtgaattccaggccagccagggctgcatagtaaaCTTACAagaggaactgaggcagaaggccAGAGGAACCCAAGAACCTTTGCTCCCCAACTCAGCTGAGCTGAGAAAATAAAGCCGATGACAAGGAGACAGGCCTGATAACTAACTCTGGAGTCTGTTACCACCCATGTATGAGAACCCTGCTTCCCACGAGTCAAAACGGGTCCGTGCTTGGGAGTTCTCTTTCCAAAGTCTAGGTTGAGACCTAGGCCTACCAGCCTCTTCCACCTTGGGGGCAGGACTTCCTGTTTCTATCTGCCTGGttcagcacagtggagctggaaGCTTTCCACTGGGCTCAGCAGTGTCTAGATCTTACGTGAGTTAACATGATATAGTGTGCACAGCTGAGGAGAAACATCCCCAGGAACCCAAAAACAGGACGTATGTCAGCCCCCAGAGGAAGACCTTGAGCTCCCACTCCGAGGACTGGCCACGTCTCCTCTGAGGTCAGCCACACCCTCTACACCCTTTCATGCACTGACTGGACTGCGGGAAAGCAGGAGACGGGTTAAAAACAGAAGCGCGACCgtttctttattaaattatacaaaaaggggagggggcagcttCGGGGCTTGGCCCCAACCCCACCCCGGCCTGGCGCTGTCTGAGGGGAGGGAATCTGAGGGAGACCCGGGGGTCAGGCAGGAGAAAGAAGGGCAGGCTGAGGCTGGgcaagagggaaaggagaggcttCGGAAGGACCGGAACAGATGGGATGGTGAGCGAAGGCAGGAAAGAAGAACAAGAATGCTAGGGCAAGCGAGGGCTGGCTGGGGAGCTCGGATGAGGCGGGTCGGGAGCTGGACCGGTGGCAGTGAGGGTGAAGGAGcagtgtctggagagatggaagtAAGAGGTTGGGTCAAAGGACAAGGGTCACAGCTCTGGGGCAGGGCCAGAGCAGGGAGCCAGGAGAAGGGGGGCTGGATTTGTGTGTTCCCGCCCCACCTCCAGGACCTGAGGGGCCTCCCATCCCCAAGCCCAAGGGCAGGGGTTCATGCCGATGCCCCGTTTTCTGTCTTCTGCCTCTTGGGATCCGCTTCATCCTGTGGAGAAGACGGATAAGAGTTGAAGTAGCTGTACAAAGGAGACCTCCCGGTTCCTGCTGGCCTTGCTCTGACCCCTGCCTATCCATGCCACCCACAAGGACCTGGGTCCAAATCCAAAGGCCACCCAGCCCCTGCTATATTCCTGATAGCCCCTCAGGCTCCAACCCAGCTCAAACCTCCTCTTCAGCAGTTCTCTTCCGCACGGggccttcatcctcctcctcttcttcttcctcatctgagGAACCAGAAACAAGTCACTGGGGAAGGTTGGGAGGCTCTGGGCGCACGCGCACACCCCCCCCATTCTATCCCAGCGCCCAGTCTTCCAACTGCTCCCTGACTCTGCTTTTGAGTCTCAACTTTGCAGCCCAGCCTTCCCTGCCCATCCCTACCTTCTTCATCCCCTTCATCATcatcctctccatcctctgcagtttcttcttcctcttcctcagctccGTTCTCCTCCTCCTGTGGGGACCAAGACAAGGAGCGATGGATGTCAGGCCAGCTGGCCAGCTGTGCTGCCACTCAGTGGGGGGTAAAGGGGCCTAGGAGCCTCAGGGTAGGGAAAGACTGAgaagaggtggagagatggcaggACCCCAGCACCCCCAGAAGGTAGGGGGACAGGAAGGATGTTTGGTCAAAGTGCAGTCATCTTCCCCCTGCTGCCTTCACACCTCCACGACTTCTTTCTTCCGTTCTTTCCGGCCGGCCTTCTCCTCTGCCttgtccttcttttctttcaggtCCTGCAAGACAGAAGGTCACCTTTCTCTCAGCAAGGAAGGCAGACAGCCCTCCAGTGCTTCCAACTCTGCAGCTAGGTCAGAGGTAGGAAGTGAAGGTGGCCATAGTTGGAGACACAACTGGAGTCCTCGGGTCCTTAGATATGGGCCATAACTGGCTGATACTAGAGACTTCTGTCCCCAGGACCCCCAAGGGAGTGGGCAAGTGGTGATAAGTGGCCAGAGTCGCTGAGGCTCCCACCCCATCAAGTTCTTCCAAACCTCCCTTGGCTTAAGAGTTCAGCTCCACAAAGCAAATCCCCCATCTGCTGGCAGCCTGGctggctgccccaccccctcaccctcTCTGCTTGCCCCCGCTTTGCCTTTTGTCTACCTCAGGGGCCTTTGCCTAAGTCCTCTCTCTCCTGGGCATCTCTCCCAGCTTCCCTGGCTTCTAAGGTCTTTTGTTTCCCTGTTGTGTCTCcctaatcctcctgtttctacctggCCTAAGGGCACAGGGACGTGGTGATCACCCTAACGTGTTCCCACTTCGGTTTCTAGCCCCAATCTAACCAGTCTCAGCGTTCCCTGCGCGCTCCACCTTCCTGCCGCCAAGGAAGGAGAAAGCCCAACAAACAAGTGTGCGCCGGGGCGGGCGCCCGGGCGGGAGTTACCTGCCCAGAGCCCCTCCCACCAGGCTGTCCTATTCTATTCTGACAGAGGGTAAAGGTTAAGCCCCTCTAGACATACCAGCCTTTCTACCCCATGCAGATCCTACTTCTCCTTGGCAGGGGCCACCTTCTCCGATCTTATCTAACGTTAGTATGCAACTCTTGTGTACACGGTCCCAAGTGGGCCGGAGTTCTCCTAAGTAGATCACCCTAGAAGGATGTGTCCTTTCTACAAGACTGAGGTAGAAGCCAAAATGACTGGCCTGGGGACACTCCACTCCCTTCAGGAAGAGCACAAAGCACCTGAACCTCTCTCGCCAGACAGGTTTCCTCATTCTGATTTGTTATTCCTCCTCTGTCACATGGTGGGTTTGGGCACTTGTACTACTACCAGGTGGGCTTTCTCTTACACTCGCGGGCCAGGCAGGGACTAAGTCAGCTTAGCCTGAGACAGGCCCTGGCCTGAGTTTTCTATTGGGGTTGATGGAagggtgaggggaagggagagagaagaccaGAGACCAAAGTCCACAGGGTTGGCCCCTCTCCTCCTGGGTCCTGTCCTGGTCACTGTCCTTCCATGACCTCTTTTCCAGGAGGGTATGTGACCCGCCCCCAGCTACTAAGCagctctctggcctctacaggggCACACAAGCTTACCCAGGCTAACACCAACCCACACTTCGGTAGGGGAGCGCCCACACGCTCTGGAGACACATGGCCCAATGTTTGGGCATTCTGGCACACTCTCCCAGGAGCACAGTGTAGCCACTCACAAAGCAGCAACATGCCTCCGGGACATCTCAGTCAATCtccgcatgcacacatgtaactGACACGGGCGGTCCCACACACTCGCTGGATCTCAGACATACAAAGACGCCTACTCGGTGAAGTCACATGCCACCGCACAACCCACCGGAGggccacacagacacaccttATCAGATCTCACATGTCCCCTCTTCCCACTGCCTTTCATCCTATCAGCTCCCTCCTTCCGCTTGGACCTCGAGAACTAtactgccccccccaaaaaaaaagactgggctCCCAGCCCCCAAGCCTGGCCGCATTAATTTCCCTAAGCGGCACTCCGCAGTTTCCCTGGGGAAATTAGAGGAAGGCTGAAAGAGAGACAAGGGCAAAGGGATGAGGCCGGAAAAGGCAGCTGCTGATAGCAAAGACAGCTTGACGTATGGTCAGGCGATGCTGAGCTTCGGCTTTTTCGAAGGCTCGTCTCTCCGCCTTTCTGATTTTTAGAAATTCAACATGAGGGGAGGCgataatgaaaaaaatggaaatcgGTACTAGAATTAGAACAAATGAAGAtaggcaaaaatttaaaaaagaaattattttaaagggggggggtgtgtgtgcaggagagGCGCAGCCCTCCGGGACGAGGACAGACGGTCGGGCGGCGAGGGGAGGAGCCGAGGAGTAGCCTCCCGGGAGAGTCCTGTTTACACTTGAGGATCCCAAACCGCTTAGCAGAGGAAAGGTGAGGTCATAGTGGCAAGAGTCCTGGGGGCTCGGCTCGGACATGGGGCCCGGGAAACCAGAGGCGCCGCTCTCCGACGGGAGGGCGGACCGGGCCGAGGCGGGCGCGGCAGGCAGGGCACGAGAGGGGTGGGGATGGCGGGGCCGGGCGCAGGCCGGGCGGCGAGGCCCGAGCCACGGCGCGCTGGGCCGCTAGAGGGCGCCGGCGGCGCCGAGCCGGGTAGGCAGCGCCGGGCTccgagcgggggaggggggggcgcaGCGGGGTCCGCGGGGACCGGGCGCCAGGGCCGCTCGGGGCCGTCGGGGGCGACCGGGCGCGAAGGACCGCGCCGATCCCGGGGCCGCCCGGGTGCCGGGCCGCCGCCGCCCCTGCCCGTACCTTGGCGCTCAGCTCGGCCGCTGCCTCCACGCTCTTCTCCGACATGGTGCCGGGGCCGGGGCTGGCGGGGAGCCGGGGTCCCGGGGCCGAGGCAGAGGAGCCCTGGACGGCGGAGGGTAGCCGCGGCCGGAACTTGgcgcggtggcggtggcggcggcggcggcggcggcagcggcagcgacGGCCGCTCGGCAAGCTGGCTCGCAGCAAGAGGCGGCAGAGGCgcgcggggtggggcgggggtgggtcCCGAGCGGAGACCCGTAGGGCTGCGGCCGTCcggagggcgggcgggcgggcaggcgggaGGATGATGCGGGCGGTGGCCGGCGCGCTCCGGTCGCGGTCGCTCGGTCTTGCTCGCCGCCCCCGCACCAGCAGAGCTGCCGCCGACCAGCCGCTGCCGCCCCCGGGAAGGGAACCCGCTTTTAAGGCGGCGCTGCCCGACGGGAGGGGCTTCCCAGGGGTGGGGCAGgcggggaggagaggagaggggagggggatgaaAGAGGAGGTTGGAGAGGTGGGGATAGGAGGATGAAAGCGAAGGGCGGGAGAGCGAGCGGGACGGGAGGAAGGACGAGACCgggagggggaatggagagaCTGACGGCTCGGGAGAGAGCGGAGTGGGGCGAGgaggtgggaaggggtggggttCCTGCGGGGAGACTCCGCTCCAAATGCCAGCCTACTGCCAGCAAGCTGGAGTCTGGCTCCTGGGGGCGGACTGGCCAGACTCCTGCTGACCTCCTGCTTTTAGTCCTGAGATTTTGCTAAAAGGGGGGTGCGGGAAGTGGGGAGTAGATGTAGAGGCTGGGCAGGTGTTTGAGAAACCAAaagctgagaggagaggaagaaggctgCAGAGCCACTTCCATTTCTCGCTCCTGTCCGCCTTCTCTAGGTGGCCTTGAGGAGGAAAGTGAGAGTACAAAGGACAGCCTGCGCCTCTCGGCTGGACCTGACATTTGTGGTCCTTGGCGGGTTCCTTCCCGTCTGTTTCCTGGGATGTGAGGGGTCCGCAGAtgttctcttctgcctctttATTCTGCTGTCTTACCTGCCTCACCTCACTTAATTGCCGGTTCTTGTGTTTCTCTTCACCTCTCTTCATTCATATAGACCTAGACCCCTCCCTTACAACTATCTACATCTCGTATGTCTCAATTTACTTTTTTCCAGACAACACTGTTTTCTTACCTGACTCTGTCACCTGGCCCTATAAACTTAGCTAATTTTCAACTCTTTCCGATTGTCCTTGTACATTTTTCCTCTCGTtgctcttctctgtcttccccccAGTCTTTCTGAATTCAATTGTCCTTTGCACACACGGGTCCGGATACAGAGTTCCTTGTCCTCAGCGCCTCACCCGTAGGTTCAGAATCTTTAGATCATTTTGAGAACCCTAGGATTCAGAAAGAGACGGGCTGGCCTGTAAGTCTGAGGTCCGAAAGGTGGATGAAGAAGAAGGCTGGACTTTGAGAAAAGATTgtctttggggtgtgtgtgtgtgtgtgtgtgtgatctgtcaTCATTACCCCTCGCCTTTtccaaatcatttttatttccttaataaaaAACATCACCTTTAGCCAGATGACCTattcagcatttgggaagctgaggcaggaggattgacatTAGTTTGAGGGCATCCTGGGCAGTACATCTTGCCctacccccgcccccccaaaaaagaaattagaaaaaaagagaagccaTTGTTGGTCTTCCATCATCATTTAGCATGTGAGCGTGTCAACAGGCCGTCGTTTGGCCCCTCATACGCATCTCCTGGTTTCTCTGACTATTCAGTTTCTTCCTCTCATAAATCTTGACGCCCCACCCTGGTTTTTCCTGGCAGGGTTCGGCCCACCTTTTCTCTGAGAtctctccatttccccttttCAATGAGCTTCTCAGACTTCAGTGACTGATGTCTATAGCAATCTCTCACCATATTCCATCTCTGTACCCTTTCTTGCTTCATttatctcctctccctccccccattacctccccccccccagcctcgcTCCCTTTGGGTtggtctctttcctctccctcccgccttcttttttctctgccttctctacTCCACCTCCCAGCCCCGCCTGCTGTCTCGGACACCCTGCTGGGTTCTTACCCTGTTGCCCTGGTAACCGCCCTCAACTCCGGTcacctccactcccctcccccatccaatCACCGCCACCAACAACCTCCATCCACCTTCCTCCTGTTTTTCCCGAGAGCCAATAGAAACCCTGTTGCCAGGTGGAATGCTCATTTGAATCAGCCAATCCAAGATCCTAACTGCTTGCCCTGCCTTATAAGGGGATGTGAAGAGGGCCACTCCCCCCACTCCCGCCCCACAGGGGACGAGCCCCACCACTGTCTTTTCACTCTGGCCTAGGAAGGAGATTGGGACCCTCTGACTTACCCTCTCATAAAGGGCCTAGCTTCCCATTTCTTTAGATGGGACCACCAGGGTTGCCGCGAGGTGTGGGACGGACCTTGGGGAGTGGGTTGGCCTGTGGGCTGGGCCTCAAGGCTGGGGGTGGGAATGAGGTGTGATTAGGGAAGGGGAGGCGGAGGGAGCCGGGAATTTTGCCCAgggaggggtgtctgggagcGGAGGCAGCTGCAGTGGAAAATTCCAGGGAGATGGCGAGGCAGAGAATGGGAATCCTGCCCCAAGGCCCAAGGGACTGAATAGAAATCTAAGAACTTGGACATTAGGGTCTTCAGGGACTGCTGGGGGGCATTCTGCAGGGTGGACGGCCGCTTCTAAATCCCCTCCTGTGGATAACGGGGGAACCACCCATTATCTTTTTCCATCTGGTTAGAGCACAGACCAGTCTCCTAAAGTTCTGCTTTGTGAGGAAGCAGCTGGGAGACTTGAGGTGAATTTGGAGGAAATGGGATGTTGAGAAGAGAACCCACCAGAGTGGCCCTCTAAGGTCTGTCTTTGTGCCTCGGGTCACTGGTGTCAAATGCCAACGTTTGCTTCGCTCCACAGAAGTACTCTTGAGGTTTTGTGGAGGCCTGCCTATTCCTAGAGTTCTATTACTCTACCATGCAATTGAGACATTTCCCACGAGctgagtggggaaaaaaaaaacaacaacaacaaaaaaaaaaaacccaactgtgCTTACACATCTTCTGAAAGTGGGAAAAAGGAGAGACCAAGGTGAGAAGAAAGGCCAGAGCCCCCTGGAAGCTACATCTGGCTAAGTTCCTAGAAGTTGCTGTCGCTCTGAAGTGTGGAAGGTGTTCCCTTCTAATTGCTTCAGACTCCTTCTTAGTGAGGTCTCCGTTGTCAGTGTGCCTGTGTTCTTCCGCACAGTGCTGAGGAGAGCCTGTGTCACTCATGGCAGTGGGGCACACAAGTCCTGAGAACTGGGCCGTCTCCCTTAGCCTTTATTAAATCTTTAGTTGACTCCCAGTGACcacgttttgttt includes:
- the Ptms gene encoding parathymosin translates to MSEKSVEAAAELSAKDLKEKKDKAEEKAGRKERKKEVVEEEENGAEEEEEETAEDGEDDDEGDEEDEEEEEEEDEGPVRKRTAEEEDEADPKRQKTENGASA